One genomic region from Sulfurovum riftiae encodes:
- a CDS encoding redoxin family protein has translation MKKWIKEILIGAVLVFILSNIISYLRKPELDSSQLPTATVQLVDGTSYRLKKGQPVMIHFWATWCRTCKMEAANIEHVSKKYEVLTIAVKSGDDGKIKRYLREKGLSFRVLNDAEGSWAQAFRVKAFPTTFIYDGKGELKFTEVGYTTTAGLLARMALVE, from the coding sequence ATGAAAAAGTGGATCAAAGAGATACTGATAGGGGCGGTACTTGTTTTTATATTATCTAATATAATAAGTTATCTTCGCAAACCGGAACTGGATTCATCACAGTTGCCGACCGCAACAGTGCAGCTTGTGGACGGTACTTCTTACCGTTTGAAGAAGGGACAACCAGTAATGATACATTTTTGGGCGACATGGTGCCGCACCTGCAAGATGGAAGCGGCGAATATTGAGCATGTGTCCAAAAAGTATGAAGTGCTGACCATTGCGGTCAAGTCCGGAGATGATGGGAAAATAAAGCGATATCTCCGTGAGAAAGGGCTCTCCTTCAGGGTCCTTAATGATGCAGAGGGCAGCTGGGCACAAGCGTTCAGGGTAAAGGCTTTTCCCACGACGTTCATTTATGATGGGAAGGGGGAGCTGAAGTTCACCGAAGTAGGCTATACCACTACGGCAGGTTTATTGGCCCGCATGGCACTTGTTGAATGA
- the glsA gene encoding glutaminase A, translating to MKVNTKHFVKRGVMGLSIACASLIMLGTSPVQAKGPVPATTVKTEVKKTSLTEERINAVLKEAYEKFKNDQGGKNADYIKALAEVDSKIFGITLVTPDGKVYEIGDTKAEVSIQSISKVFTAALVIQEKGEKFLQEKIGVNATGLAFNSIIAIELHDGSASNPFVNAGAIQSTSWVEAKDSKERWAKIYGNMDAFAGKKLNFNEVVYDSEVNDNKRNQAISKILDAYGRMGSDPLEATTVYTKQCSVNISSHDLGVMGATFANHGVNPVTGKKVIDSKYVSKILAVMATAGLYDNAGDWLYLTGTPAKSGVGGGILAVVPGKMGIGVVSPPLDKFGNSVRGQKAAAYIIDKLGINPLAQ from the coding sequence ATGAAAGTAAATACGAAACATTTTGTAAAGAGGGGTGTAATGGGGCTTTCCATTGCCTGTGCATCACTGATCATGCTGGGGACAAGTCCGGTTCAAGCGAAAGGTCCGGTACCTGCAACGACAGTGAAAACAGAGGTAAAGAAAACCTCTTTGACCGAAGAGCGTATCAATGCGGTACTTAAAGAAGCCTATGAGAAGTTCAAGAATGACCAGGGCGGAAAGAATGCGGATTACATCAAAGCTCTGGCTGAGGTTGATTCAAAGATCTTCGGTATCACACTTGTAACACCGGATGGCAAGGTCTATGAGATCGGTGACACGAAAGCCGAAGTCTCCATTCAGTCCATTTCCAAAGTATTTACTGCTGCACTGGTGATCCAGGAGAAAGGGGAGAAGTTCCTTCAGGAGAAGATTGGGGTAAATGCGACAGGTTTGGCATTCAACTCTATCATTGCGATCGAGCTTCATGATGGAAGTGCTTCCAACCCATTCGTCAATGCAGGGGCTATCCAGTCCACTTCATGGGTTGAAGCCAAAGATTCCAAAGAGAGATGGGCGAAGATCTATGGAAACATGGATGCCTTTGCAGGAAAGAAACTGAATTTCAACGAAGTGGTCTATGACTCCGAAGTTAATGACAACAAAAGAAATCAGGCGATCTCCAAGATCCTCGATGCCTATGGCAGAATGGGGTCCGACCCGCTTGAAGCGACAACGGTTTACACAAAACAGTGTTCTGTCAATATCTCTTCGCATGATCTGGGTGTCATGGGAGCGACCTTTGCCAACCATGGTGTCAACCCGGTAACAGGCAAAAAAGTGATCGACAGTAAATATGTTTCCAAGATCCTTGCTGTGATGGCAACAGCAGGTCTGTATGACAATGCCGGTGACTGGCTCTACCTTACCGGTACACCTGCCAAGTCCGGTGTAGGCGGGGGGATCCTTGCGGTCGTTCCGGGCAAGATGGGTATTGGTGTTGTCTCACCACCGCTTGACAAGTTTGGTAACTCTGTAAGAGGCCAGAAAGCAGCTGCGTACATCATCGACAAACTGGGTATCAACCCATTAGCACAGTAA
- a CDS encoding thioredoxin family protein, with protein MELTDKNYETIIKKNERPVFIDFYSPTCGPCQMLMQLIDERLEKYGEEHDIKVVKCNVAQNPKLASAFKIESVPFTIAVMPDGKLKYPEIGLKNETYYFELIDKLAGKGSFFSRLFT; from the coding sequence ATGGAACTCACAGACAAAAATTACGAAACGATCATTAAAAAGAATGAAAGGCCGGTCTTCATAGATTTCTACTCCCCTACCTGCGGTCCCTGCCAGATGCTCATGCAGCTGATAGACGAGAGGCTTGAGAAGTATGGTGAGGAGCATGATATAAAGGTGGTGAAATGCAACGTGGCACAAAACCCCAAACTCGCCTCTGCTTTCAAGATTGAGTCCGTTCCCTTCACTATCGCCGTCATGCCCGATGGGAAACTGAAATATCCGGAAATCGGATTAAAAAATGAGACCTATTATTTTGAACTGATAGATAAGTTGGCGGGGAAAGGGTCGTTCTTCAGCAGACTATTTACATAA
- a CDS encoding TRAP transporter large permease subunit, whose amino-acid sequence MQISYILDRFSKYAGFIAAVLVVLLSLLVAYDAGMRYLFSEGSIALQEVEWHLFDIIFLLGLSYALKHDKHVRVDIFFERYSHDTKAIVQILSMLLLVIPFSLLFVSDAFDMTWQSYLQHEVSPDPGGLGSRWVIKAFLVAAFVLLILQAVSEILKAYHQLQDKKNLWRILGIVTLLGAMVYLAWFNRMAFWFDPVFLMFAMALVLLMLGFQVAFVFGAVALFFALITDEMGLHVLEMLPYRTYGIMGNVTLMAVPLFIFMGLILEKSKMAENLLMSMGQLFGSVRGGLAISVVLVGAILAASTGIVGASVVMMSLIALPLMLKHNYSPALASGSIAASGTLGQLIPPSIVLIVLGDQMHLSVGDLFKAAVVPGLLLIVLYILYILVFAFVRKEAAPAIVSEESYGKVAKAAFKAILPPLLLIGAVLGSIFAGIASPTESAAIGVLGAMGLAAMNRVLGFDLIHYASIETVKLTAMIFMILIGATAFSLVFNELGGGDMALTFFTGEMGDKWAFILIAMLVIFLLGFFIDFIEIAFVVVPILVPIVASFHIDPIWFAILIAMNLQASFLTPPFGFALFYLKGAAGDKVSTGAIYRGVVPFILLQVVALGIIVVFPELIYLFGK is encoded by the coding sequence GTGCAGATATCTTATATTTTAGACCGATTTTCCAAATATGCCGGTTTCATTGCGGCTGTTCTTGTCGTACTGCTCTCTCTGCTTGTCGCCTATGATGCAGGGATGCGCTACCTTTTCAGCGAGGGCTCCATCGCCCTGCAGGAGGTGGAGTGGCATCTCTTCGATATCATCTTTCTGCTGGGGCTCTCCTATGCCCTCAAGCATGACAAGCATGTACGGGTAGATATTTTCTTCGAACGTTACTCGCACGATACGAAAGCGATCGTGCAGATACTCTCGATGCTCCTGCTTGTCATACCGTTCTCACTGCTTTTCGTCTCCGATGCTTTCGATATGACCTGGCAGAGCTATTTGCAGCATGAAGTGTCTCCAGACCCCGGAGGGTTGGGCAGCCGCTGGGTGATCAAAGCCTTCCTTGTTGCGGCATTCGTGCTGCTCATTCTGCAGGCGGTCAGTGAGATACTCAAAGCCTACCATCAGCTGCAGGACAAAAAAAATCTCTGGCGTATTCTCGGTATTGTAACGCTATTGGGTGCTATGGTCTATCTTGCCTGGTTCAACCGTATGGCGTTCTGGTTCGACCCTGTGTTCCTGATGTTCGCCATGGCACTGGTACTGCTGATGCTCGGATTCCAGGTGGCTTTCGTTTTCGGTGCTGTAGCACTCTTCTTTGCACTGATCACCGATGAGATGGGCTTGCATGTGTTGGAAATGCTGCCTTACCGTACCTACGGGATCATGGGCAATGTGACGCTGATGGCGGTGCCGCTCTTCATCTTCATGGGGCTGATACTCGAAAAGTCGAAGATGGCGGAGAACCTGCTGATGTCCATGGGACAGCTGTTCGGTTCCGTACGCGGCGGCCTGGCGATCTCTGTAGTGCTTGTAGGTGCGATACTCGCTGCAAGTACCGGCATCGTCGGTGCCTCGGTCGTAATGATGAGCCTCATAGCCCTGCCGCTGATGCTCAAGCACAATTACTCTCCTGCACTGGCTTCGGGAAGCATCGCGGCCAGCGGAACGCTCGGACAACTCATTCCGCCCTCCATCGTACTCATCGTTCTGGGTGACCAGATGCACTTGAGTGTGGGTGACCTGTTCAAAGCGGCGGTGGTACCGGGTTTACTGCTCATTGTGCTATATATTCTGTATATTCTTGTTTTTGCTTTTGTCAGGAAAGAGGCGGCACCTGCCATCGTCTCGGAGGAGTCCTACGGTAAGGTAGCGAAAGCGGCATTCAAGGCCATTCTCCCGCCATTGCTGCTCATAGGGGCTGTGCTGGGTTCCATCTTTGCGGGTATCGCTTCGCCTACGGAGTCCGCAGCCATCGGTGTGCTGGGTGCCATGGGGCTTGCCGCGATGAACAGGGTACTTGGTTTCGACCTTATCCACTATGCTTCCATCGAGACAGTGAAGCTCACCGCGATGATCTTCATGATCCTCATCGGGGCGACGGCATTCTCTCTGGTCTTCAACGAACTGGGTGGCGGCGATATGGCACTGACGTTCTTCACCGGAGAGATGGGTGATAAGTGGGCCTTCATTCTCATCGCTATGCTGGTCATTTTCCTGCTGGGATTCTTCATCGACTTCATCGAGATCGCTTTCGTGGTCGTGCCAATACTGGTACCGATAGTGGCGAGTTTTCATATTGACCCCATCTGGTTCGCCATTCTCATCGCCATGAACCTGCAGGCTTCCTTCCTGACACCGCCGTTCGGTTTCGCGCTCTTCTACCTCAAAGGTGCGGCCGGGGATAAGGTAAGTACGGGTGCCATTTACAGGGGTGTCGTACCATTCATTCTGCTACAGGTCGTGGCACTGGGGATCATTGTAGTGTTCCCGGAGCTTATTTATTTATTTGGGAAATAG
- a CDS encoding DUF1254 domain-containing protein: MTNILKKFMLGAVAIFFVSTSHVAAAGKLNQEETDRIALQAYLYTYPMVLMDVTRKQMTNMEAGKISSRGPMMQFTHMRAFPPGDFKEVVRPNFDTLYSLAWVDVSKEPAILTVPEIKDRFYLLPTLDMWTDVFSVVGTYATGTKAGEYAYCLPEWKGELPKGVTRIDVPTSMFWILGRTQTNGPKDYDYIHKIQDGMKVVPLSYYGKEYKPPFKKDPSIDDVTPPLTQVEKMDAKAYFTYAMALMKKYPPHMTDNSMVARMKRIGLTAENFNYDALPESVKKALAKTPELGHKKMRAYLPKVGSNANGWQMITKSIGVYGNDYLQRATINLLGLGANPAEQAIYPLNITDKNGKAPVAEKKYVMHFDKENLPPVEGFWSITMYDVDGFTVPNALDRYAIGDRDDVKYNKDGSLDIYLQHESPGKDKESNWLPAPPKGKLGITMRLYGPKDSVLDGGWKPPYLEEVK, encoded by the coding sequence ATGACAAATATATTGAAAAAATTCATGCTTGGTGCTGTGGCAATCTTCTTTGTCTCGACATCACATGTTGCGGCAGCTGGCAAACTGAACCAGGAAGAGACAGACCGTATTGCTTTGCAAGCCTACCTTTACACTTATCCGATGGTACTGATGGATGTCACGCGCAAGCAGATGACCAACATGGAAGCAGGAAAGATCTCAAGCCGTGGTCCGATGATGCAGTTCACGCATATGCGTGCCTTCCCTCCGGGAGACTTCAAAGAGGTGGTGCGTCCGAACTTCGACACACTCTACTCTCTGGCATGGGTCGATGTAAGCAAAGAGCCGGCGATTTTGACCGTACCGGAGATCAAGGATCGTTTCTATCTGCTTCCTACACTCGATATGTGGACGGATGTATTCTCTGTAGTGGGTACCTACGCAACAGGGACCAAAGCAGGGGAATATGCCTACTGTCTGCCTGAGTGGAAAGGTGAACTGCCCAAAGGGGTAACGCGTATCGATGTACCGACCTCTATGTTTTGGATACTGGGTAGAACACAGACGAATGGTCCCAAAGACTATGACTATATTCATAAAATACAGGATGGCATGAAAGTGGTACCGCTCTCTTACTACGGTAAGGAGTATAAGCCGCCATTCAAAAAGGACCCGAGTATCGATGATGTCACACCGCCGCTGACACAGGTAGAGAAGATGGATGCCAAAGCCTATTTTACCTACGCAATGGCACTGATGAAGAAGTATCCGCCGCATATGACGGACAATTCTATGGTTGCACGTATGAAGCGCATTGGTTTGACAGCTGAGAACTTCAACTACGATGCACTCCCTGAGAGTGTGAAGAAAGCACTTGCCAAAACACCTGAGCTGGGTCACAAAAAGATGAGAGCCTATCTTCCCAAAGTAGGCTCCAATGCCAACGGCTGGCAGATGATCACCAAGAGTATCGGTGTGTACGGAAACGATTATCTGCAAAGAGCGACCATCAACCTTCTTGGGCTGGGTGCGAACCCTGCCGAACAGGCGATCTACCCGCTCAACATCACCGACAAGAACGGTAAGGCACCTGTGGCGGAGAAAAAGTATGTGATGCATTTTGACAAAGAGAATCTTCCTCCGGTAGAGGGATTCTGGTCTATTACGATGTACGATGTGGATGGATTTACCGTACCAAACGCACTCGACCGCTATGCGATCGGTGACCGTGACGATGTGAAGTACAACAAGGACGGCTCACTCGATATCTATCTGCAGCATGAGTCTCCGGGTAAAGACAAAGAGTCCAACTGGCTGCCTGCACCGCCCAAAGGGAAGCTTGGCATCACTATGCGTCTCTATGGTCCTAAAGACTCTGTACTTGACGGCGGGTGGAAACCGCCGTATCTCGAAGAGGTTAAATAA
- a CDS encoding AAA family ATPase, whose protein sequence is MTPREAIKLLFERMNEEIIGQEHIVERFIMGMLADGNMLVEGLPGLAKTRTVRTMANIIDAKFSRIQFTPDLEPSDVLGEERVYEEDDKKVFRFHQGPIFGNIILADEINRAPAKVQSAMLEAMEEKQVTVAGHTYELPELFVVMATQNPLEQKGTYPLPEAQKDRFLMHVKIDYVKMDDEYRMVQKVLHDGHRKTVYEDRIPQDLIFAARDEIAKVQISEEMGKYIIELVFATRYPLRYSKQLEVMIEVGVSPRGSLALTKCAQVHAWMRGRREVTADDVKEVIHDVFRHRIIKSEHTKFSGIGNDEIIDIVIDHVPAPKVEFKRPS, encoded by the coding sequence ATGACACCGCGTGAAGCCATAAAATTACTTTTTGAGAGAATGAATGAGGAGATCATCGGGCAGGAACATATTGTCGAGCGTTTCATCATGGGAATGCTGGCAGACGGCAATATGCTGGTCGAAGGTCTGCCCGGCCTGGCAAAGACGCGTACAGTACGTACGATGGCCAATATCATAGATGCGAAATTTTCACGTATACAGTTCACGCCGGATCTTGAGCCCTCAGATGTATTGGGGGAAGAGAGGGTTTACGAAGAAGACGACAAGAAGGTATTCAGGTTCCATCAAGGTCCTATATTTGGAAATATTATTCTGGCGGATGAGATCAACAGGGCCCCGGCAAAGGTGCAGTCAGCCATGCTTGAAGCGATGGAGGAGAAGCAGGTGACCGTAGCAGGGCATACCTATGAACTGCCGGAACTTTTCGTTGTGATGGCAACACAGAACCCCCTGGAGCAGAAGGGGACCTATCCGTTGCCTGAAGCACAGAAAGACCGTTTTCTGATGCATGTGAAAATAGACTATGTCAAAATGGATGATGAGTACAGGATGGTACAGAAAGTGCTGCACGACGGCCACAGGAAAACGGTCTATGAAGACAGGATCCCCCAGGATCTCATCTTTGCTGCCCGTGATGAGATCGCCAAGGTGCAGATCAGTGAAGAGATGGGAAAATACATCATAGAGCTTGTCTTTGCGACACGGTATCCGTTGCGCTACAGCAAACAGCTTGAAGTGATGATCGAAGTGGGGGTAAGCCCAAGAGGTTCGCTGGCCCTGACCAAATGTGCCCAGGTCCATGCCTGGATGCGCGGACGCCGAGAAGTAACGGCCGATGATGTCAAGGAAGTCATTCATGACGTGTTCCGTCACCGTATCATCAAAAGTGAACATACCAAATTCAGCGGTATCGGGAATGACGAGATCATCGATATCGTCATAGACCATGTGCCCGCACCCAAAGTGGAATTCAAGAGGCCTTCATAG
- a CDS encoding fructosamine kinase family protein gives MQVDIRPIQSALNEEIISIDLLTQGQIGPIYTLQTTDSKYLLKTSDPSERLITEARMLKDIKKYEISVPAVHAVSDSYLLMEYIQEERVDVKKSEVMAADLLSRLHRVTNESRMYGYWYDTTIGPFEQLNEQTQYNWTLFLGQMRIMPMARIAYDKGYLPKEVVARFEGLCRDLYKYIDMGTITPSLLHGDLWSGNILFNIREAVLIDPAIYFGDREMELAFILLFDTFGETFFEHYAEVHPLSREFHETKVPIYQLYPLLVHVAIYGKSYLPALEKRLKQLKV, from the coding sequence ATGCAGGTAGATATTCGACCCATACAGTCTGCTCTTAATGAAGAGATTATCAGTATAGATCTTTTGACGCAGGGGCAGATAGGCCCTATCTATACACTCCAAACGACTGACAGCAAATACCTTCTCAAAACATCCGACCCTTCAGAAAGACTTATCACCGAAGCCAGAATGCTGAAAGATATTAAAAAATATGAAATCAGTGTTCCTGCAGTTCATGCTGTCTCTGACTCTTACCTTCTTATGGAGTATATCCAAGAGGAGAGGGTGGATGTCAAAAAAAGTGAAGTGATGGCAGCCGATCTGCTCAGCCGTCTGCACCGTGTGACGAATGAAAGCAGAATGTACGGTTACTGGTACGATACCACCATCGGACCGTTCGAACAGCTCAACGAACAGACTCAATACAACTGGACACTTTTCCTTGGACAGATGCGCATCATGCCTATGGCGAGGATCGCATATGACAAAGGGTACCTCCCAAAGGAGGTTGTTGCCCGGTTTGAAGGCCTGTGCAGGGACTTGTACAAATATATCGATATGGGTACGATCACTCCCTCACTGCTGCACGGCGATCTGTGGAGCGGAAATATATTATTTAATATTAGAGAAGCCGTCCTCATCGATCCGGCGATCTATTTTGGGGACAGAGAAATGGAACTCGCTTTCATCCTTCTCTTCGATACGTTCGGAGAGACCTTTTTTGAACACTACGCAGAAGTGCATCCGCTGAGCAGAGAGTTCCATGAAACGAAGGTGCCGATCTATCAGCTCTATCCTCTTCTGGTGCATGTGGCCATTTATGGGAAAAGCTACCTGCCGGCACTGGAAAAAAGATTGAAGCAGTTGAAGGTGTAG
- a CDS encoding aspartate:alanine exchanger family transporter — protein sequence MDIAHIDQSILPFLHDHLDLSFFLVLGIGYLIGKIRFGPVSLGSVAGVLFAGLIFGYFGFKISSAAQMIGFSLFIFSVGYQAGPGFVAVLKQDGLKYFALAVVVASTGFFIAAAWAYFLSLPPGMSAGLLSGGLTSSPTLAAAQDAVQSGSVAMKEGWTQDQLIKNMSMGYAVTYIFGLVGLIMVVQYLPKFLGIDLPQEARNFNSEDEESTSLPSNVVLRTYRITDPKIETMGLDELREKYWDHRSVVKVKRDDKFYPIDENGLKVGDVIEVLGTRRYFAEKISKIAEEIVPEWKSDDVQDSAQIIVENDDVIGHTLKELAIHRRFGLMLMEIRRKGKRIEYDENTVLQKNDVVTVLGTPHQIEAMGEYMGKVERAGVETDMVTLSFGIVAGLFIGTLSVVVGGVSIGLGSAGGLLVSGLFIGFRRSIKPTFGQLPEATRWFLMEFGLLLFMVGVGMRAGSGIIGTLQQNGMTLVIAGICVTVIPIFVGYFVGRKFLNISPALIFGAITGAMTSGAALSVVIKEAKSPVPALGYTGTYAFANVLLVIAGSLIMIF from the coding sequence TTGGATATAGCACACATTGATCAATCGATCCTTCCCTTTTTGCATGATCATCTTGATCTCTCCTTTTTCCTTGTACTGGGCATAGGATACCTCATTGGAAAGATCCGTTTCGGTCCTGTCTCACTGGGTTCCGTTGCCGGTGTGCTTTTTGCCGGTCTGATCTTTGGATACTTCGGTTTCAAGATTTCAAGTGCCGCCCAGATGATCGGTTTTTCCCTCTTTATTTTCTCTGTCGGGTACCAGGCGGGTCCCGGATTCGTCGCAGTCCTCAAGCAGGATGGATTGAAGTATTTTGCACTTGCTGTGGTGGTCGCTTCGACCGGTTTCTTCATAGCCGCGGCCTGGGCCTATTTCCTTTCTCTGCCGCCGGGTATGTCCGCAGGACTGCTTTCCGGAGGCCTGACCTCTTCACCTACACTGGCAGCAGCACAGGATGCAGTACAGTCAGGAAGCGTAGCCATGAAAGAGGGGTGGACGCAGGATCAGCTCATTAAAAATATGTCGATGGGCTATGCGGTCACCTACATTTTTGGTCTGGTAGGGTTGATCATGGTGGTTCAGTATCTGCCCAAGTTCTTGGGAATAGACCTGCCGCAGGAGGCTCGGAATTTCAATTCAGAAGATGAGGAGAGTACTTCCCTGCCAAGCAACGTGGTATTGCGTACCTATCGTATCACTGATCCGAAGATCGAAACGATGGGACTGGATGAATTGAGAGAGAAGTATTGGGACCATCGTTCGGTTGTGAAGGTCAAACGTGATGATAAATTCTACCCTATAGATGAGAACGGTCTAAAAGTGGGTGATGTGATCGAGGTGCTTGGTACGCGCAGGTATTTTGCCGAGAAGATCTCCAAGATTGCCGAAGAGATCGTGCCGGAATGGAAGAGTGATGATGTACAGGACAGTGCACAGATCATTGTTGAGAATGATGATGTGATCGGGCATACACTGAAAGAACTTGCCATTCACAGACGTTTTGGTCTGATGCTGATGGAGATACGCCGCAAAGGAAAACGCATCGAGTATGATGAAAATACCGTATTGCAAAAGAATGATGTAGTTACCGTGCTGGGTACCCCGCACCAGATCGAAGCAATGGGTGAGTATATGGGTAAAGTGGAACGTGCAGGGGTGGAGACCGACATGGTCACACTCTCTTTCGGTATCGTGGCCGGTCTTTTCATAGGGACATTGAGTGTAGTCGTCGGAGGGGTTTCCATAGGTTTGGGCTCGGCAGGCGGATTGCTTGTCTCCGGTCTCTTCATCGGTTTCAGGCGCAGTATCAAGCCGACTTTCGGGCAGCTGCCCGAAGCGACGCGCTGGTTCCTTATGGAGTTCGGACTGCTTCTCTTTATGGTAGGTGTCGGTATGCGTGCGGGAAGCGGCATCATCGGTACACTGCAGCAGAACGGTATGACCCTGGTCATCGCCGGCATCTGTGTTACGGTCATTCCTATTTTTGTAGGCTACTTCGTAGGACGAAAATTTCTTAATATCTCTCCGGCACTCATCTTTGGTGCCATTACCGGTGCCATGACAAGCGGGGCGGCACTCTCTGTGGTCATCAAAGAGGCGAAGAGTCCTGTACCCGCACTGGGCTATACCGGCACATATGCTTTTGCCAATGTCCTCCTGGTGATCGCCGGTAGTCTCATCATGATTTTTTAA
- a CDS encoding nucleotidyltransferase family protein has protein sequence MLNKEQILSALRNYKEEHKQYGIEDIGLFGSYARDQAKAQSDVDVFVKLKHSNLFLLSRIRIELEEILGVHTDVVQLRERMNRYLKKHIEEESISA, from the coding sequence ATGCTCAATAAAGAACAGATATTGTCAGCACTCAGAAACTACAAAGAAGAACACAAACAGTACGGCATAGAAGATATAGGACTTTTCGGCTCATATGCCAGAGATCAGGCCAAAGCACAAAGTGATGTCGATGTATTTGTGAAGCTTAAACACTCCAATCTGTTTTTACTTTCTCGTATCCGTATAGAACTTGAAGAGATACTTGGCGTGCATACCGATGTGGTGCAGTTGCGGGAGAGAATGAACCGTTACCTGAAAAAACATATTGAAGAAGAGTCGATCAGTGCCTGA
- a CDS encoding OprD family outer membrane porin: MKISYSKLTVALLFATSVSTSLYASETIVNTKNETVDDDHAYETVTHENEKKDGYDLGNGWKVTGDLRAGYLNYDYSNPPSHFDSDGKIVGRDPNINKGHADSNGVYLIPKISISSPNYNGFTFKITGAAATDFGINDELDEQRNFVFDPVERESFAILQEAYLAYETADGAHKFLAGAKEIVTPMVDADDWYMLANSFQGAYYMNKSFENIMMAGGYFYKMAGVWDSGANGTEWHTMSDASFVDGGYKELAGDEGVWTGVFQYSDETHNLQIWDYYMQDYYNTFFAQYDYTGKAEGFSYDVGLQLIDFQGVGGLEDYYQDVLGGRAIDYSIYSLRANAKHDNGFDLALGASFYTDGDGTGDTLGAWGAYPYFANGMIFHFFEAGSLRNANSYKVQLGYDFAKQGVDGLWIGARYTYFDLDPEYSISSSTGLGQDFQKNYGLRVSYNDPSGIYFTGTYEYVDLDQQPEISSLRLIGGYKF; this comes from the coding sequence ATGAAAATTTCTTATTCTAAACTTACAGTGGCACTGTTGTTTGCCACTTCTGTTTCTACTTCACTTTATGCATCGGAAACGATAGTAAATACGAAAAATGAAACAGTCGATGATGATCACGCTTACGAAACGGTAACACATGAAAATGAAAAAAAAGATGGATATGATCTTGGTAACGGTTGGAAAGTTACCGGTGACCTGCGTGCAGGTTATTTGAATTATGATTATAGTAATCCACCTTCACATTTTGATAGTGACGGTAAAATTGTAGGGAGAGATCCAAATATCAATAAAGGTCATGCTGATTCAAATGGTGTTTATTTGATTCCTAAAATTTCTATCAGTTCACCAAATTACAATGGGTTTACATTCAAGATCACCGGTGCGGCTGCAACGGACTTTGGTATAAATGATGAACTCGATGAGCAGAGAAACTTTGTATTCGATCCGGTAGAACGAGAATCCTTTGCCATTTTGCAGGAAGCTTACCTTGCATACGAAACAGCAGACGGTGCACATAAGTTCCTTGCTGGTGCGAAAGAGATCGTAACGCCAATGGTAGATGCGGATGACTGGTATATGCTGGCAAACAGTTTCCAGGGTGCATATTACATGAATAAGAGTTTCGAGAATATCATGATGGCCGGAGGCTATTTCTACAAGATGGCTGGTGTATGGGACAGTGGTGCCAACGGTACAGAGTGGCATACGATGTCCGATGCCAGTTTCGTGGATGGTGGTTACAAGGAGCTTGCCGGAGATGAAGGTGTCTGGACAGGTGTTTTCCAGTATTCCGATGAGACGCACAATCTGCAGATCTGGGATTACTATATGCAGGATTATTACAATACCTTCTTTGCACAGTATGACTATACGGGTAAAGCGGAAGGTTTCAGTTATGATGTCGGTCTACAGCTCATTGATTTCCAGGGTGTAGGCGGTTTGGAAGATTACTATCAGGATGTCCTTGGAGGCAGAGCGATCGATTATAGTATTTATTCACTGAGAGCCAATGCAAAACATGACAACGGCTTTGACCTTGCATTGGGAGCATCCTTCTATACAGATGGAGACGGAACAGGGGATACACTTGGTGCATGGGGTGCTTATCCATACTTTGCGAACGGGATGATCTTTCACTTTTTTGAAGCGGGTAGCCTAAGAAATGCAAACTCTTACAAAGTACAGCTTGGTTATGATTTTGCCAAGCAGGGAGTCGATGGTCTATGGATCGGTGCACGGTATACCTATTTCGATCTGGATCCTGAGTATTCTATCTCATCTTCAACAGGTCTGGGACAGGATTTCCAAAAAAATTACGGTCTTCGTGTAAGTTATAACGATCCTTCCGGTATCTACTTTACAGGAACCTATGAATATGTAGATCTTGATCAGCAGCCTGAAATATCGTCACTTAGATTGATTGGCGGATATAAATTCTAA